A window of the Gammaproteobacteria bacterium genome harbors these coding sequences:
- the ppk1 gene encoding polyphosphate kinase 1, producing the protein MSNPSSEPRFFNQEASLLEFNQRVLTLAERESNPLLERLKFLCISASNMDEFFEVRLAAILELTRNPAARTIPDGMRPTEAVKMLHERAHGLVANQYRVLNELLIPELKQQGIHFLHRSRWTSRQKRWLKDYFENYLQPVLTPLGLDPSHPFPRVLNKTLHFIVSLSGRDAFGRASDMAVVRVPRSLPRVMELPSKLGDGKNFVFLSSILHAHVDELFPGMQVRGCHQFRLTRNTNLFVDEEVVDDVASALEGELSHRDYGDPIRLEVSDTCPPEMSEYLLDQFELPSEALYQVAGPVNLPRLSTVPGLAGRADLEFPPFSPAPLPEGSTTPARHPGHGDAPVGLFGRIRQGEILLHHPYQSFAPVIDFLRQAAVDANVLAIRMTLYRTGENSAIIDALARAARNHKEVTVVAEVRARYDEDNNIRQAIRLQEAGAHVVYGVVGLKTHAKMILVVRREPYGLRRYMHLGTGNYHQITTRFYTDFGLLTDNEALGRDCARIFQQLTSLGTTEGLEVLLQSPFTLHAGLIQRIEREAKHAREGRQARIVAKMNGLQGKKIIETLYEASQAGVQIDLIVRGICCLRPGVPGLSETIRVRSILGRYLEHHRVFFFGNDGDPELFLASADWMKRNLLGRVETCFPVREPALFRRVYEEGLNVYLRDTAGAWTLEPDGSYRSVQPAAGEEPFSAQEWLMKQYGG; encoded by the coding sequence ATGAGTAACCCTTCATCGGAACCGCGCTTTTTCAATCAGGAAGCCAGCCTGCTCGAGTTCAACCAGCGAGTGCTGACGCTGGCCGAGCGCGAGTCGAACCCGCTTCTCGAGCGTCTTAAGTTCCTGTGTATCTCCGCCAGCAACATGGACGAGTTTTTCGAGGTCCGTCTGGCGGCGATACTGGAACTGACCCGAAATCCTGCGGCGCGCACCATTCCCGACGGCATGCGGCCCACCGAGGCCGTAAAGATGCTGCACGAGCGCGCTCACGGTCTGGTCGCCAACCAGTACCGGGTGCTGAACGAGCTATTGATCCCGGAACTGAAGCAACAGGGGATTCACTTCCTCCACCGCTCTCGGTGGACCTCCCGGCAAAAGAGATGGTTGAAGGACTACTTCGAAAACTACCTGCAGCCCGTGCTGACGCCCCTGGGTCTCGATCCCTCGCACCCCTTCCCCCGGGTACTCAACAAGACGCTACACTTTATCGTCTCCCTGTCGGGCAGGGATGCCTTCGGGCGCGCGAGCGACATGGCGGTGGTCCGGGTACCGCGCTCGCTGCCTCGCGTGATGGAGTTGCCCTCCAAACTCGGTGACGGCAAGAACTTCGTTTTCCTCTCCTCTATCCTGCACGCGCATGTCGACGAACTGTTTCCGGGGATGCAGGTCAGGGGATGTCACCAGTTCCGTCTTACCCGCAACACCAATCTGTTTGTCGACGAGGAGGTGGTCGACGATGTGGCCTCGGCCCTGGAGGGGGAACTGTCGCACCGGGACTACGGCGACCCGATCCGTCTCGAGGTCTCCGACACCTGTCCTCCCGAGATGTCCGAGTATCTGCTGGACCAGTTCGAGCTGCCCTCCGAGGCACTTTACCAGGTGGCCGGGCCGGTCAACCTGCCGCGTCTCAGCACCGTCCCCGGTCTGGCGGGTCGCGCCGATCTGGAGTTTCCACCGTTCTCTCCCGCCCCGCTTCCCGAGGGATCGACGACACCGGCGCGGCATCCCGGTCACGGCGACGCGCCTGTCGGCCTGTTTGGCCGTATCCGTCAGGGCGAGATCCTTCTCCACCATCCGTACCAGTCTTTCGCGCCGGTCATCGATTTTCTGCGCCAGGCGGCCGTGGACGCGAACGTACTGGCCATTCGAATGACGCTCTACCGAACCGGGGAGAACTCCGCCATCATCGACGCCCTGGCGCGCGCGGCGCGTAACCACAAGGAGGTGACGGTGGTGGCGGAGGTCAGGGCCCGTTACGACGAGGATAACAACATCCGGCAGGCGATCCGGTTGCAGGAGGCGGGTGCGCACGTCGTCTACGGGGTGGTGGGCCTTAAGACTCACGCCAAGATGATCCTGGTGGTGCGTCGGGAGCCATACGGCTTGCGGCGGTACATGCACCTGGGTACTGGCAACTATCATCAGATCACCACGCGTTTCTATACCGATTTTGGTCTGCTCACCGACAACGAGGCCCTGGGAAGGGATTGCGCGCGGATCTTCCAGCAGCTCACCAGCCTCGGCACCACCGAGGGTCTCGAGGTCTTGCTGCAATCCCCCTTCACCCTTCACGCGGGGCTGATTCAGCGCATCGAGCGAGAGGCCAAGCACGCGCGGGAGGGGAGGCAGGCGCGCATCGTCGCCAAGATGAACGGACTGCAGGGAAAGAAGATCATCGAAACCCTCTACGAGGCCTCGCAGGCGGGCGTGCAGATCGACCTGATCGTGCGTGGCATCTGTTGCCTGCGCCCGGGGGTGCCGGGGCTATCCGAAACGATCCGGGTACGTTCCATACTCGGTCGATACCTCGAGCATCACCGTGTGTTCTTCTTCGGCAACGACGGTGATCCGGAGCTCTTTCTCGCCAGTGCCGACTGGATGAAGCGCAACCTCCTCGGTCGCGTGGAGACCTGTTTCCCGGTGCGCGAACCGGCGCTGTTCCGGCGGGTCTACGAGGAAGGCCTGAATGTGTACCTCAGGGATACCGCGGGAGCCTGGACGCTCGAGCCGGACGGCAGTTACCGGTCCGTGCAGCCGGCGGCGGGCGAGGAACCGTTTTCCGCGCAGGAGTGGTTGATGAAGCAGTATGGCGGGTAG
- a CDS encoding ATP-grasp domain-containing protein: MSVAIDHGYLPSGKYIINHDIMNCTAKGVVGNHLYSGRALGLSEPCDLIQLHPDLKPLWSDITDHYSRIGLSHSENVIWELDLRHLGKHIGHRPSVFFFGPHESMYWGDHQWLETVEYINSKNNFIALARQLGVDVPQTWCFDSVTEIGPRQMAEFVYPCYLKAAVSVAGVGIHRCENEAGFFAARGLFDRDAPVQVQEEVKTDTFLNLQYRVIGKDVVRLAASEQILKGFEHQGNRVPASHEPWGAVDKMAYWLKDNDMKGIFAFDLAVVQTDRGLRFPAIECNPRFNGASYPTMIAQKLDIPEWRSITMATRHRSLDAIDLKGLEFDMRSGEGAIVVNWGTVLSGKLGVLLAGSQVFQKALEVELKSRL, encoded by the coding sequence ATGTCGGTTGCCATCGATCACGGTTACCTGCCATCTGGCAAGTACATCATCAACCACGACATCATGAACTGCACGGCGAAAGGCGTCGTCGGAAATCACCTTTATTCTGGGCGCGCACTGGGATTGTCCGAGCCCTGTGACCTCATTCAGCTGCATCCGGACCTCAAGCCCCTGTGGTCGGACATCACGGATCACTATTCGCGCATCGGACTCAGCCACAGCGAGAACGTCATCTGGGAACTGGATCTCAGGCATCTGGGCAAACACATCGGACACCGCCCATCGGTATTCTTCTTCGGTCCGCACGAGAGTATGTACTGGGGAGATCATCAGTGGCTGGAGACCGTCGAATACATCAATTCGAAGAACAACTTCATCGCCCTGGCAAGGCAGCTTGGTGTCGATGTCCCTCAAACCTGGTGTTTCGACAGCGTCACGGAGATCGGCCCGCGACAGATGGCCGAGTTCGTCTACCCGTGCTATCTGAAGGCCGCGGTCTCGGTGGCCGGCGTGGGAATCCACCGTTGCGAGAACGAGGCCGGGTTTTTCGCCGCCAGGGGCCTGTTCGACAGGGACGCGCCAGTTCAGGTGCAGGAGGAAGTCAAGACGGACACATTCCTCAACCTGCAGTACCGGGTCATCGGCAAGGACGTCGTCCGTCTCGCGGCCAGCGAACAGATACTGAAGGGGTTCGAACACCAGGGTAATCGGGTGCCCGCAAGCCATGAACCCTGGGGAGCCGTCGATAAGATGGCGTACTGGCTGAAGGATAACGATATGAAAGGAATCTTCGCCTTCGATCTGGCCGTGGTACAAACCGATCGGGGCCTGCGTTTCCCCGCCATCGAGTGCAATCCGCGATTCAACGGCGCCTCCTATCCGACCATGATCGCCCAGAAACTCGACATCCCCGAGTGGCGCTCGATCACCATGGCGACCCGCCACAGGAGCCTGGATGCCATCGACCTCAAAGGCCTCGAGTTCGATATGCGCTCCGGCGAGGGTGCGATCGTCGTCAACTGGGGTACCGTGCTGTCGGGCAAGCTGGGTGTGCTGCTGGCGGGCTCGCAGGTATTCCAGAAGGCGTTGGAAGTGGAATTGAAATCACGTCTCTGA